Sequence from the Ochrobactrum vermis genome:
GGAAAGACCTTGCCGGGGTTGAGCAGATGCTTGGCATCGAAGGCACATTTGACGCGCATCTGCTGGTCGAGATCGATGTCGTTGAACATTTCCGGCATCAGATCGCGCTTTTCAATGCCGACGCCGTGCTCGCCGGTGAGAACCCCGCCAACCTTTACGCAAAGACGCAAAATATCGGCGCCAAAATCTTCAGCCGCCTCCAATTCGCCCGGAATATTCGCATCATAAAGAATGAGCGGATGCAGATTGCCATCGCCTGCGTGGAACACATTGGCGACGCGCAGCCCGTACTTTTCCGAAAGTTCACGCATCCCCGACAGAACACGCGGCAGCTCTTTGCGCGGAATGGTGCCGTCCATACAAAGATAGTCGGGCGAAATGCGCCCCACCGCCGGGAAAGCCGCCTTGCGCCCGGCCCAGAAAGCCAGACGCTGTTCTTCCGATTGCGACAGGATACAGGTGGTGGAACCGTTTTGCAGTGCCAGTGCTTCGACCCGACCGATCAGGTGATCAACCTCCACCGGCGGGCCGTCGAGTTCGACGATCAACAGCGCTTCCACATCGAGCGGATAGCCAACGCGCACAAAATCCTCCGCCGCTTTGATGGCTGGCCGGTCCATCATCTCCATGCCGCCGGGGATAATGCCTGCGCCGATAATATCCGCCACGCACTGGCCGGCCTGTTCGCTGGATGGAAAGCCAACCATGACTGCGCGCGCCGTTTCAGGCTTTTGCAGGATACGCACCGTGATTTCCGTCACGACGCCAAGCAGACCCTCCGAGCCGGTCATCAACCCCAG
This genomic interval carries:
- a CDS encoding FAD-linked oxidase C-terminal domain-containing protein codes for the protein MSGLIMPEPDASVMQRREQIVADLRGIVPGEGVVDTVNAMRVFESDGLTAHSSLPLVVVLPETVDQVSKVLRYCYDNGIRVVPRGAGTSLSGGSMPLQDAVLLGMSRFNRILEIDYPNRVAVVQPGVTNLGITKAVEHEGFYYAPDPSSQIACSIGGNVAENAGGVHCLKYGLTANNVLGIEMVLITGEVLRLGGKHLDSEGYDLLGLMTGSEGLLGVVTEITVRILQKPETARAVMVGFPSSEQAGQCVADIIGAGIIPGGMEMMDRPAIKAAEDFVRVGYPLDVEALLIVELDGPPVEVDHLIGRVEALALQNGSTTCILSQSEEQRLAFWAGRKAAFPAVGRISPDYLCMDGTIPRKELPRVLSGMRELSEKYGLRVANVFHAGDGNLHPLILYDANIPGELEAAEDFGADILRLCVKVGGVLTGEHGVGIEKRDLMPEMFNDIDLDQQMRVKCAFDAKHLLNPGKVFPQLRRCAELGRMHVHRGELAFPDLPRF